The genomic DNA TCTTCTCTTTCTTCACACGGTTCGCGACGACAGCACCATCCAAACCAGCATTGCTGGCAATCATTCGCAACGGCATTTCAAGAATACCGCGAACCAGATCCACTCCCAGCTCCTCGTCGCCCTTGACGGAAATTTCGTCCAGAGCAGCCGCACAACGCAGCAATGCAACTCCACCGCCGGGAACAATACCCTCTTCAATAGCCGCACGGGTTGCGGCAAGAGCATCGTCAATCAGATCCTTCCGTTCCTTCATCTCGGTTTCGGTGGCCGCACCCACTTTGATTTGAGCAACGCCGCCAGCCAGTTTCGCCAGACGCTCCTGCAACTTCTCGCGATCATAGTCGCTGTCAGTGGAATCGATTTCCCGACGAATCAGCTCAGTCCTGCCGTTAATCTCGGCCTTCTTGCCGCCGCCTTCAACGATGACCGTCTTGTTAGCGTCAACATGAATCCGCTTCGCCTTGCCCAGATCCGACAGTTGGATATTCTCAAGCTTGATCCCAAGATCTTTGAAGAAGGCCTTGCCACCCGTGAGGATTGCAATGTCTTCCATCATCGCCTTGCGACGATCGCCGTACCCAGGAGCCTTCACGGCCGCGACGTTAACAATGCCTCGCATCTTGTTTACGACAAGTGTAGCGAGTGCTTCGCCTTCCACGTCTTCAGCAATAATCAGGAGCGGGACGCCAGCCTTCGATACCGCCTCAAGCAGCGGAACGAGCGGCTTCGCGCTGGAAATCTTCTCTTCGTAGATCAGAATTCGAACATTGTCGAGCATAACTTCCTGCTCGTCTTCATTGGTGATGAAGTGCGGCGAAAGATAACCCCGATCGAACTGCATCCCTTCAACAAGGTCAACCTCTGTTGTCACATGCCGACCTTCCTCGACAGTGATCACGCCATCCTTGCCAACCTTCAGCAGTGCATCGGCCAGAATCTGGCCAACTTCCGGGTCATTGTTTCCGGCAATGGTCGCGACGCGAGCAATCGATTCCTTGTCGTTTGACTTCACTGACTTGGACATCTTCGCCAGAGCTTCAACGACCGCATTCACTGCTTTCTGCGCGCCGCGGCTCAGGGCCATCGCATCCGCACCAGCCGCAATGTACTTCAACCCGGATCGATAAAGCGCTTCTGCGAGAACCGTCGCGGTGGTCGTCCCGTCACCAGCAACATCGTTTGTCTTCGATGCAGCTTCCTTCACGAGCTGGACAGCTACGTTCTCGTACGGATCTTCCAAATCAATATCTTCGGCAACGGTGACACCGTCTTTGGTCACCTTAGGGGCTCCCCAGCCCTTATCGAGCACAGCATTGCGACCACGGGGGCCCAGCGTGCTTGCGACCGCCTTCGATAGCTTTGAAACGCCGGACAGCAGACTCTTCCGAGCCTCTTCGTCAAACGTCAGTAACTTAGCCACGGCTTCTCCTCAATGTTTCTACACGACGCAAATCTGTTCAAACCATCCAACCCGAGTGCACCTGCATTACGGATTCAATCTGGCAGAGAAAACAGGATGCCGCCCCAGAATGCAAACAACGTGCCACGCAGGACTGAAAAGCCATAACGTGATTATAGACAACATGTTATACCATCCCCGATTTTTCAGGTGGGGCCATAACCAGGCAGTCATCAGCCGTTTTGGCAGCGGACGCATGAACCGCCAATACCGCCCTCTCACAAGAAACCCTGACCACCCGCCTGAATGAGCGGCGGTGCCGCTGACCGGAGCCCGGCGGAGAGCGAATCTGTGAGCTTCCTGGGCCTTTTCGGGCTGGCACAAAGCGCAAGTGTCCCATTGGATTCGCATCATTCGAAGATCGAGCGCCGCAGGTTGGTTTGCCCAACGGTCCTGTTTTCGTTGACGGCCTTGATTGCTGCCTGTCGATTCAGCCTGTCGCGACCATCCTTGCGGCTACGGACGCCGCCAAAAAATCTTCGCGAACACATCGCCCACGAAAATGCGTCACTGCCATTGAAGCAGCCACGTGTCAGAGAAACATGTCGTTACCGGCGACTGCCTTCGTACAGGATTTTCGCCGCGTGATTCAGTCCGCGGACCTAATTCGCTGTGTGAATCTGATCGAATCTGAACGCAGGCTGGAATTCAGTGTTCCCATCCCGCTTCCGCCCCGCGTTCATGCTGATCCCTTTCCGATTCAGAGCATTCCCATTTCGAAGCGGCGGCCCCCAGCGCTGACAACTCCAGTGTTGTCAGGCCTGCGTGCAGGTTCCCCCCGATCTCCGGCGTTGCCTACGGTTTGCGGCCTCGCTGCTTCAACGAACGCTCGGCGGATTTGGCAGCCGCCAACGAAATTCTTTTGTCCCTGAAACATTCCCGGCCTGATCCTTGCAGATTCAGGCAGCCTGCGGTGGTGCCCGTTCAAGCCTGGCACGGTTCGCTCCCACACAGCTTCCTCTTCGCATGATGCGAGCGTACCAACACCGGTTGCTTCGAATCGGCGACTCATGGTACGCGACGATTTCACAACTGTCGTCTCATTTCACGAATCACCGTTCTGTCAACGAAAGCGAAGTTCGAAGTCTGGAAAGGGCCACAAGACCGGAGTCGATCCTCCTCACGCCATTTCCTTCTGCACGAATCCGCAAACGCCTTTTGCTCTGATCTCGCTTCGAAAAGGCACACGTCTCCCTGCACAATTGCTCTGCCCCGGTTCACAGTCCTGGGTAAACTCACCATCTTCAGGCGGGTTGTGCCTGATTCCGAGGTTTTAGTTTTTGCCGCGTTCGGTTCGGTATCCCGTAGCAGCAAAGAGAAATAGAATCCAGGGCGTTCCAACATCGACCATCTCCCGTAAAAGGATCCCTTCAGAATGCCATCAGAGCTGTCGATCGCCCTTCACAAGCTGCATTCTCTGTTGACTGAGTTGGAAGATGTCGAAGGTTCACTGGCTCACGGCCCCCGAAGGATTGCGGCGGCAGAACGCAAGCTGCAAGCGTCGAAAGACGAGGTCGAATTACAGAAACAGACAATTAAAGACTGCCGGAAAACTGCCGATGAAGGCAACCTGAAATTGCGAACCCGCGAAGCCGACTTGCGGAAGATTGAAGGACAACTGAATCAGGCTTCGTCGAACAAAGAATACGATATCTTCAAAGGCCAGATCGCCAGCGCGAAACAGGACTTGGCAACGCTGGAAGATGCCGCTCTGGCTGCAATGGAAGCCCTTGACGTCAGCCAGGCGCATCTGAAGACAGTCGAATCCGGTGTGATTGACGCCCAGAAGCACCTTGAAACGGTGCAAAAGGAAGTCGCTGCTGCAGAATCAGGTCTGCGCCAGCAGCTGGATGAACTTCGCGAAAAAGTCGCCGCCGCAGAGAAGACGATTAAGTGGGGCGAACATTCCGCCGCATATGCCCGTCTCCGAGGTGCTCATGGAGCGGCCGCACTGGCATCGGTTGAAGATCAATGCTGTACCGCCTGTAACAACCGGATCACCTCACAGGACGTTGTCCGTATCAACACCGACGTGCTGATTGCCTGTCGAGAATGCGGCCGACTTATCTATCTCCTTTGACCAAGCCTGTTTGATACACGGATGGATTGATTTTCTGAAACGTCGACAGACGTAACCGAGGATCAGAACTCAAGGATGCGCAACGCCCCTCTGACTTCATTGTTTTCTCAGGATGCAGCGGATTCAGATGACGATCTGATCCCGGCGGCCAGCGTATGGAGAATACGCCTGATAGGCATTGGATTTACGATTGGGCTGGTTGTTGTTTTCGCAAGACTTGCCCACGTTCAGGTGATTCTGCCGGGACGCTATCTGGTTGCATTGAAAGCAACAACAACAGAAACCGAAATCCTACCGTCCCGGGATGGGCGAATTCTTTCCGGGGGACTCGTCCTTGCGGCTGATGTGGA from Planctomycetaceae bacterium includes the following:
- the groL gene encoding chaperonin GroEL (60 kDa chaperone family; promotes refolding of misfolded polypeptides especially under stressful conditions; forms two stacked rings of heptamers to form a barrel-shaped 14mer; ends can be capped by GroES; misfolded proteins enter the barrel where they are refolded when GroES binds), which codes for MAKLLTFDEEARKSLLSGVSKLSKAVASTLGPRGRNAVLDKGWGAPKVTKDGVTVAEDIDLEDPYENVAVQLVKEAASKTNDVAGDGTTTATVLAEALYRSGLKYIAAGADAMALSRGAQKAVNAVVEALAKMSKSVKSNDKESIARVATIAGNNDPEVGQILADALLKVGKDGVITVEEGRHVTTEVDLVEGMQFDRGYLSPHFITNEDEQEVMLDNVRILIYEEKISSAKPLVPLLEAVSKAGVPLLIIAEDVEGEALATLVVNKMRGIVNVAAVKAPGYGDRRKAMMEDIAILTGGKAFFKDLGIKLENIQLSDLGKAKRIHVDANKTVIVEGGGKKAEINGRTELIRREIDSTDSDYDREKLQERLAKLAGGVAQIKVGAATETEMKERKDLIDDALAATRAAIEEGIVPGGGVALLRCAAALDEISVKGDEELGVDLVRGILEMPLRMIASNAGLDGAVVANRVKKEKKASYGYDAMNDQYGDMFSFGVVDPAKVVRTSLQNAISVASLLLTTDCIIVDEPKEAEDGHHDDHHHDMGGMGGMGGMGGMGGMGGMPGMM